A stretch of Nitrospinota bacterium DNA encodes these proteins:
- the rlmB gene encoding 23S rRNA (guanosine(2251)-2'-O)-methyltransferase RlmB, with the protein MAKEIIFGRHPVLEVLRAGKRKVDALFVTANAADRLEDVIGLAEKKGIPVKHASGHQLDQRTQGALHQGILAVTDPLPQHDLDFFIDLVKSKSATPVIVVLDSIEDPHNFGAIIRSAETFGITGAVFPKDRSCDINSTVVKTSAGATEHMDFCRVTNIAETLRQLKRENFYCIAAEAEGEKSLWDFKPIFPLAIVVGSEGKGVRPLVKKNCDEVVSIPLKGNIGSLNVSNAAAVFFYEISKHLAR; encoded by the coding sequence ATGGCAAAAGAAATAATTTTCGGGCGGCACCCGGTGCTGGAAGTGCTGCGGGCGGGCAAGCGCAAAGTGGACGCACTCTTCGTCACCGCCAACGCCGCGGATCGGCTGGAGGACGTTATCGGCCTCGCCGAAAAAAAGGGTATTCCCGTCAAACACGCCAGCGGGCACCAGCTTGACCAGCGCACGCAGGGGGCGCTGCATCAGGGGATTTTGGCGGTGACCGACCCGCTCCCGCAACACGACCTTGATTTTTTCATCGACCTCGTGAAATCGAAAAGCGCCACCCCCGTCATCGTGGTGCTGGATTCCATCGAAGACCCGCACAACTTCGGGGCGATCATCCGCAGCGCCGAAACATTCGGCATTACGGGCGCGGTTTTTCCCAAAGACCGGAGCTGCGACATCAACAGCACGGTGGTAAAAACCAGCGCCGGGGCGACGGAGCACATGGATTTTTGCCGCGTCACCAACATCGCCGAAACCCTGCGCCAACTCAAGCGCGAAAACTTTTACTGCATCGCGGCGGAAGCGGAGGGCGAAAAGAGCCTATGGGATTTCAAGCCGATTTTCCCGCTCGCCATCGTTGTCGGCAGCGAGGGCAAAGGGGTGCGGCCGCTGGTGAAAAAAAACTGCGACGAGGTGGTGAGCATCCCGCTGAAGGGGAATATCGGCTCGCTCAACGTCAGCAACGCCGCCGCCGTCTTCTTCTACGAAATTTCCAAACACCTCGCCCGCTGA
- a CDS encoding flagellin FliC, translating to MPMPINSASNKNILNQIGKTSNALAGNLAKLASGKRINSAADDAAGMAISAQLQSKIASTDQASSNISQGGAMLRTAEGGLGQIGDMLSRGRELAVQAANGTLNDQQRQAINSEFTNIKQEIDRVTQTTEYNGQQLLTGQLGPNAQNPPVIQAGTNATPNDRIALNQINASDTASLGVNNLSLDTAANAQNALQGIDNAISSVAQNRAGIGAMENRLQAGASNLAVSKENLTAADTQISGLDYAAEISSMKQNQVAMQAGLSALKSGLKTQEKMIGSLLNTKG from the coding sequence ATGCCGATGCCGATTAACAGCGCCAGCAACAAAAATATCCTTAACCAGATAGGGAAAACTTCGAACGCCCTCGCCGGAAACCTCGCCAAACTGGCGAGCGGCAAACGGATCAACAGCGCCGCCGACGACGCGGCGGGAATGGCCATTTCGGCACAGTTGCAATCAAAGATCGCCTCCACCGATCAGGCAAGCTCCAACATCAGCCAAGGGGGCGCGATGCTCCGGACCGCCGAAGGGGGTCTGGGACAGATCGGCGACATGCTTTCGCGCGGGCGCGAGCTGGCGGTGCAGGCCGCCAACGGTACGCTGAACGACCAGCAACGGCAGGCGATCAACAGCGAGTTCACCAACATCAAGCAGGAGATCGACCGGGTCACGCAGACCACCGAATACAACGGCCAGCAGCTGCTTACGGGCCAACTGGGGCCGAACGCCCAGAATCCCCCCGTGATTCAGGCGGGAACCAACGCCACTCCCAACGACCGCATCGCCCTGAACCAGATCAACGCCTCCGACACCGCGTCGCTCGGCGTAAACAACCTTTCGCTCGATACCGCCGCGAACGCCCAAAACGCGCTGCAGGGAATCGATAACGCCATTTCGTCCGTGGCGCAAAACCGGGCGGGCATTGGGGCCATGGAAAACCGGCTGCAGGCCGGGGCATCCAACCTGGCGGTATCGAAGGAAAATCTCACCGCCGCCGATACGCAGATCAGCGGCCTCGACTACGCGGCGGAGATATCCTCGATGAAGCAGAATCAGGTGGCGATGCAGGCGGGCCTCAGCGCGCTGAAAAGCGGCCTGAAAACGCAGGAAAAAATGATCGGCAGCCTGCTGAACACAAAAGGCTGA
- a CDS encoding tetratricopeptide repeat protein — MKRLFIACAALAVFAAACASSEAVKPLPTRAEGQEGQGDESLRRGNVAGAKRRYEAALREYRRADNLPGVSAVFIKMGKAGMLEGNYPLAADYFEQALRIAERENLKALAAEAALAGAMAELARGDIPRAEAAVAAAVSAGIGGWKRENAHGRLAMAKGDTDGAKKHFMAALDAAHSAKDNSAESACLGNLGLLFIKTGAPDAALTHLNRALALDKADEAVTAIGETLHLIGMAYEAKKDYPAARYFYVRAYAVNSAGSLERRAAEDQAAVARIDEKMKEAAPER, encoded by the coding sequence ATGAAACGGCTGTTTATCGCATGCGCGGCGCTGGCGGTTTTCGCGGCGGCCTGCGCCTCGTCCGAAGCGGTCAAGCCGCTCCCCACCCGCGCCGAAGGCCAGGAAGGGCAAGGGGATGAAAGTTTGCGGCGGGGGAATGTGGCCGGCGCGAAGCGGCGGTACGAGGCGGCGCTGCGCGAGTACCGCCGCGCCGACAACCTGCCGGGGGTTTCCGCCGTCTTCATAAAGATGGGGAAAGCGGGCATGCTGGAGGGGAATTATCCGCTGGCGGCCGATTATTTTGAACAGGCGCTGCGGATCGCCGAACGTGAGAACCTGAAGGCTCTCGCGGCGGAGGCGGCGCTGGCTGGCGCGATGGCCGAGCTGGCGCGGGGAGACATCCCGCGCGCCGAAGCGGCGGTTGCCGCCGCCGTTTCGGCCGGCATCGGCGGCTGGAAACGGGAGAACGCCCATGGCAGGCTGGCGATGGCGAAGGGCGATACGGATGGGGCTAAAAAACATTTCATGGCCGCGTTGGACGCGGCGCATTCCGCCAAGGACAATTCCGCCGAATCGGCCTGTCTGGGCAACTTGGGCCTGCTATTCATAAAAACGGGCGCGCCGGACGCGGCGCTCACGCACCTCAACCGCGCGCTGGCGCTCGATAAGGCGGATGAAGCCGTGACCGCCATCGGCGAAACGCTGCATCTCATCGGCATGGCATATGAGGCGAAGAAGGATTACCCCGCCGCCCGGTACTTCTATGTCCGCGCTTATGCCGTGAACAGCGCCGGCAGCCTTGAACGCAGGGCCGCGGAGGATCAGGCGGCGGTGGCCCGGATTGATGAAAAGATGAAAGAAGCGGCTCCGGAGCGTTGA